A genomic stretch from Lathyrus oleraceus cultivar Zhongwan6 chromosome 2, CAAS_Psat_ZW6_1.0, whole genome shotgun sequence includes:
- the LOC127117678 gene encoding ribonuclease 3-like protein 2 → MKMEASVSAVEKIIGYSFQNKKLLEQALTHSSYPDSVSYERLEFLGDAVLGLATSNHLFLAYSSVDPGTLSLLRAANVSTEKLARAAVRNGLHRYVRHNTVSIVDMINEFVDAVDCEDDCVVVKYGGLVKAPKILADIVESIAAAVYVDLDFDLKRLWVVIRGLLEPIVTLDDLEHKPQPVTMLFEICQKNGKKVDIQQQRNGAKSTASVYVDGELIASASSDQKDIARLEAAKAALHKLECLLPATTMMPDCCVDIDGTFEVEAGKQKLYAICGMKKWPKPVYSIEKDEGTPQDKKYVSAVRIATPAATLQMSGDEKSRVKDAENSAASLMIRALQHHKYV, encoded by the exons ATGAAGATGGAAGCTTCAGTTTCAGCAGTGGAGAAAATAATCGGTTACAGTTTTCAAAACAAGAAGCTTCTTGAACAAGCCCTAACCCATTCTTCTTACCCCGATTCTGTTTCTTACGAGCGTCTTGAGTTTCTTGGCGACGCCGTTTTAGGTCTCGCTACCAGCAACCACCTCTTCCTCGCTTACTCCTCCGTCGATCCTGGTACACTCTCCCTTCTCCGTGCCGCTAATGTTAGCACCGAGAAACTCGCTCGCGCTGCCGTTCGTAATGGTCTACACCGTTATGTACGTCATAACACGGTTTCTATTGTTGATATGATTAACGAGTTTGTTGATGCGGTTGATTGTGAGGATGattgtgttgttgttaagtatggTGGATTGGTGAAAGCTCCCAAGATTCTTGCCGATATTGTGGAATCTATTGCTGCTGCTGTTTATGTTGATCTTGATTTTGATCTTAAAAGATTATGGGTG GTAATAAGAGGTCTTTTGGAGCCGATAGTGACACTTGATGATTTGGAACATAAACCGCAACCTGTGACGATGCTTTTTGAGATCTGCCAAAAAAATGGGAAAAAAGTTGACATACAACAGCAGAGGAATGGTGCCAAAAGCACTGCAAGTGTCTATGTTGATGGGGAGTTGATTGCATCCGCGTCCTCAGATCAAAAGGATATTGCTAGGCTTGAAGCTGCCAAGGCTGCCTTGCATAAACTAGAATGCTTACTGCCTGCCACTACCATGATGCCTGACTGTTGTGTCGACATTGATGGTACTTTTGAAGTTGAAGCTGGCAAGCAAAAATTATACGCAATTTGTGGCATGAAAAAGTGGCCCAAACCAGTATACAG CATTGAGAAAGATGAAGGTACTCCTCAAGACAAGAAATATGTCAGTGCTGTTCGGATAGCTACTCCAGCTGCCACACTTCAAATGTCTGGAGATGAGAAATCTCGGGTGAAGGATGCAGAGAACTCTGCCGCTTCCTTGATGATTCGGGCCTTACAACATCACAAGTATGTGTGA